The following are encoded together in the Cololabis saira isolate AMF1-May2022 chromosome 5, fColSai1.1, whole genome shotgun sequence genome:
- the sycp3 gene encoding synaptonemal complex protein 3: MATGRKQMKKKPLKEKSENVYDFTQEDEKDEHSSEDEVRHGETPILDKGKKRPAATFDEDGGSCAVGNEVQSMLEKFGADISKGMQAKKKRLEMLTKNYMKGSQHKLEQLWNSYHGQRKKMTQQYSDQVSSVLQQLDVEAQRAEEQEEKLNNLFRQQQKILQQARVVQNQKLKTVKELYEQFGKNMEDMEKSHETFLLGVQQELRKEMATLQKKILMDTQQQEMATVRKSLQTMLF; encoded by the exons ATGGCaacaggaagaaaacaaatgaagaaaaaaccTCTCAAGGAAAAATCTGAGAACGTTTATGATTTCACTCAAGAAGATGAGAAGGATGAGCACAGCTCTGAGGACGAAGTTAGGCATG GTGAAACTCCAATATTGgacaaaggaaagaagagaCCGGCTGCCACCTTTGATGAAGATGGGGGTTCCTGTGCTGTCGG AAATGAGGTCCAGTCCATGTTGGAAAAGTTTGGGG CTGATATCAGCAAGGGGATGCAGGCCAAGAAGAAACGCCTGGAGATGCTGACAAAGAACTACATGAAGGGAAGTCAACACAAGCTGGAACAGCTGTGGAACAGCTATCACGGCCAGAG GAAGAAAATGACTCAGCAGTACTCTGATCAGGTGTCGTCTGTGCTGCAGCAGTTGGACGTTGAAGCCCAGCGAGccgaggagcaggaggaaaaactTAAT AATCTGTTCCGGCAGCAGCAGAAGATCTTGCAGCAGGCAAGAGTTGTGCAGAACCAAAAGCTGAAAACTGTCAAAGAGCTGTATGAACAGTTTGGGAAG AACATGGAGGACATGGAGAAGAGCCATGAGACGTTCCTGCTGGGGGTCCAACAAGAGCTGAGGAAGGAAATGGCCACCTTGCAGAAGAAGATCCTCATGGACACA